A window of Pirellula sp. SH-Sr6A contains these coding sequences:
- a CDS encoding carboxypeptidase M32, protein MMSQKLIEQVYEHARQASLLSGTLALLEWDHHTYMPAQGGEFRSEQVTQLSGWLHQRQTDPAYGDWLRALSSSDAMTNLSAVDQANVRGLLRDYEKNVLLPEALVMATARATSRGQQIWVEAKQKRDFGMFRSALEEIVNLRREEASILQKPNRTRYDSLLDQYEEGADSSQVEKVFTELSASLIPLVREALEREARHPSHLAIAADFPIDGQRALSRWVAEKIGFDFDRGRLDETEHPFCTTLGPHDHRILTRYHVDSYSSGLYGVLHEAGHGMYEQGLPVAMHGLPAGAAASLGVHESQSRLWENLVGRSRGFWTWLYPEAIRYLPGLSQVSIDQILADLRRVERSLIRIEADEATYNLHIFIRFEIEKRLIDESLPVEELPSLWRDRYREYLGIEPSHDGEGVLQDVHWSAGLIGYFPTYALGNLYAAQLMESAARDLGDLESMFARGEFQPLLAWLREKVHVHGRSYLPHELMQRANGVPLSAQPFLNDLTKKRTGAEAR, encoded by the coding sequence ATGATGTCCCAGAAGTTGATTGAACAAGTCTACGAGCATGCGCGGCAAGCCTCCCTTCTGAGCGGGACCCTCGCGTTGCTCGAATGGGATCACCACACGTACATGCCGGCTCAGGGCGGAGAGTTCCGATCGGAGCAAGTGACTCAATTGAGTGGATGGCTGCATCAGCGGCAGACGGATCCAGCGTATGGCGATTGGCTCCGAGCATTGTCGTCTTCGGATGCGATGACGAATCTGAGTGCTGTCGATCAAGCGAACGTACGCGGTCTTCTACGCGACTACGAGAAGAACGTTCTCTTGCCCGAGGCGTTGGTGATGGCGACGGCTCGGGCCACGTCGCGAGGCCAGCAGATTTGGGTGGAAGCGAAGCAGAAGCGGGACTTTGGAATGTTTCGCAGTGCCTTGGAGGAGATCGTGAACCTTCGACGCGAGGAGGCCTCGATTTTGCAAAAGCCCAATCGAACTCGTTACGACAGTTTGCTCGATCAATACGAAGAAGGGGCGGACTCCTCCCAGGTAGAAAAGGTGTTCACGGAGCTGAGCGCGTCCTTGATCCCACTTGTCCGCGAGGCTTTGGAAAGAGAAGCCAGGCATCCGAGTCACTTGGCGATCGCGGCCGATTTTCCAATCGACGGTCAGAGAGCATTATCCCGTTGGGTGGCCGAGAAGATCGGCTTTGACTTTGATCGAGGTCGGCTCGATGAGACGGAGCATCCGTTCTGCACAACGCTGGGCCCGCATGATCACCGCATCTTGACCCGATACCATGTGGATTCGTACAGCAGTGGGCTCTATGGCGTCCTGCACGAAGCGGGACATGGGATGTACGAACAGGGCTTGCCCGTCGCAATGCATGGGCTCCCCGCTGGAGCTGCTGCATCGCTCGGAGTCCACGAGTCGCAGTCCCGTCTTTGGGAGAATTTGGTCGGACGTTCGCGAGGCTTTTGGACGTGGCTTTATCCCGAAGCGATCCGCTATTTACCCGGGTTGTCGCAAGTATCGATCGATCAGATCCTCGCGGACCTTCGGCGTGTCGAACGGAGTTTGATTCGCATCGAAGCGGACGAGGCGACCTACAACCTTCACATCTTTATTCGCTTTGAAATCGAGAAGCGGTTGATAGACGAGAGTTTGCCGGTGGAGGAGCTGCCGAGTTTGTGGCGAGACCGGTACCGCGAGTACTTGGGCATCGAGCCTTCCCACGACGGCGAAGGGGTATTGCAGGATGTTCATTGGTCGGCCGGGCTCATCGGTTACTTTCCAACCTACGCATTGGGGAACCTGTACGCGGCGCAATTGATGGAATCTGCTGCCCGAGATTTGGGAGATCTGGAATCGATGTTCGCGCGAGGCGAGTTCCAGCCCCTTCTCGCGTGGTTGCGTGAAAAAGTACATGTCCACGGACGCTCGTACCTGCCGCATGAACTGATGCAGAGGGCCAACGGAGTTCCGTTATCTGCCCAGCCGTTTCTAAACGATTTGACCAAGAAACGAACGGGGGCCGAGGCTAGGTAA
- a CDS encoding Hpt domain-containing protein: protein MSKQRTTFSEFDSLIERHQGDIESALHEIEGFVETLQHDMEVLERQVHREDSLTVASVAYRLKSSAKRLGIELIHQSAVQIETSARKNRLGQLAAEIDLMKYQVELFTQSAQIQKASLDEFKVPSSSS from the coding sequence GTGTCCAAACAACGAACCACATTCTCTGAGTTCGATTCGCTCATCGAGCGACATCAGGGAGACATCGAATCTGCGCTGCACGAAATAGAAGGTTTTGTCGAGACCTTGCAGCACGACATGGAGGTACTCGAGCGTCAAGTCCACCGCGAGGATTCGCTCACCGTCGCCAGCGTCGCCTACCGATTGAAGTCGTCGGCGAAGCGGTTGGGGATCGAATTGATCCATCAATCGGCTGTTCAAATTGAAACGTCCGCGCGAAAGAACCGATTGGGTCAACTCGCGGCGGAAATCGATTTGATGAAGTACCAAGTAGAGCTCTTTACGCAGTCTGCACAGATTCAGAAAGCATCTCTGGACGAGTTCAAGGTGCCGTCGAGTTCTTCTTAA
- a CDS encoding diacylglycerol kinase family protein, with amino-acid sequence MGHGAEQDGNRQRDALRKANRWLLPKRSSFHHAVRGIGIYLFEHTHARFHLVAAMSVLGVALWMRIDTVRCVLLLLAIGLVWVAEGLNTAIEYLADAAVPQYDPLIRNAKDVAAGTVLLAAGIAIAVGVCVLGPPLLGWN; translated from the coding sequence ATGGGCCACGGCGCGGAACAGGACGGAAATCGGCAACGCGATGCGTTAAGAAAAGCCAACCGATGGTTGCTGCCTAAGCGAAGTAGTTTCCATCACGCAGTGCGAGGGATTGGCATCTACCTTTTCGAACACACCCACGCTCGATTTCACTTGGTAGCGGCAATGTCTGTTCTAGGAGTCGCCCTTTGGATGCGCATCGATACCGTGCGATGCGTCCTGCTCTTGCTAGCAATCGGGCTAGTGTGGGTGGCAGAGGGACTCAATACGGCCATCGAGTATTTGGCAGACGCGGCGGTTCCCCAGTACGATCCATTGATTCGAAACGCCAAGGATGTGGCGGCGGGGACGGTTTTGCTAGCGGCGGGGATCGCGATCGCGGTCGGGGTATGCGTGTTGGGACCACCCTTGCTGGGCTGGAATTAG
- a CDS encoding organic solvent tolerance protein OstA codes for MERIPTQLFAKQSQPRPVFRRRQAATDLQSCCQPAAGFWIGLRTEGPRASGQATAWVIGWLLLLLAIAGGNSVWPAAVAKEIGVPLADPKFSISVFAREAIRQKQGVYEVLTFQGGVRIYQGNFVHTADRVVIWIDRSQPESLYETQAFKYIVESQGHCEVRFGDGQSLHDDRWMGRLFSHYELETRADVWLEPTGPPPDLTSPLSAQSLSSVEPAIAWTSADSEMRVKLAAQMSSDPAFLTPPPPASSNSFGATSGNGMIIGNPSMGGTVIDAGALPGPYGAQPSQTGVPTPSNAVPSNGSAPSLLPNRTPAGSDVNAFQIGAPGPEVVIPAPVAAPVAMSDPSAAAPRPFGARRFDFSGRGGIEPRFEMMNRPERGDSVLTFSGGIRLRFQDTTLATADGVLDMGTVLIEADRAVVWTSNLQKLISGKVDDMPVELYLEGNVVFQQGARRVYAERMYYNVQSEYGMILGAELLTDAPQYEGILRIKADVVQQRSRENFLAHQAALTSSRLGVPRYWLQSDRIELSDRSQEPQRVLFGRPFPGSSSGETGMKARARHNFVYLEGFPVFYWPVLDTNVDTSGFYLTGLKVRNDQIFGSQVLLDWNLYQIFGIQAFDGTSWTLSTDYLEKRGLGIGTQFQYNVPDAFPSGSANGIVDFWGIRDKGLDILGVDRTNLTPEELTRGRLLFRHRQLLAPDTEFWAEGGWVSDRNFQEQYFEQEWDTQKDLTTGLRLRQYLDNQMLDVSAQFQVNDFHTETSWLPRLDHYWLGQTLGPYFTYYTHSDVGYARQRAASTPTNAADAAKFQLQPNEVDASGIQAMTRHELNLPIDTGISKIVPYVSGEAAYWGEDVNGDSLTRLTGQAGWRSSTPIWRVFPDVQSTVFNLNGLSHKISMESQFLYADTTQDLDLLPLFNPLDDNAQEHFRRRLVFNTFGGTLPDEFDARYYAARQSMQRYVTAGSNEIVTDQMQSRVGLHQRLQTKRGAAGQERIADVVEFDVDAILFGDKDRDNFGETIGGINYDFRYHIGDRVTLVSDGYYDLFENGLKATTIGGVINRPGRGEAYLGVTSLEGPISSTLLTTTVNYRMNEKWLATGGASYDFSAIGNIGQSLGITRIGESFLFRVGATIDYGRDNVSFQFALEPRFFQRRGLGVAGGQAIAPAGLYGLE; via the coding sequence GTGGAACGGATTCCAACCCAGCTGTTTGCGAAACAATCGCAGCCGCGGCCGGTATTTCGCCGACGCCAGGCCGCGACCGATTTGCAGTCTTGTTGCCAGCCGGCAGCAGGGTTCTGGATCGGGTTGCGCACTGAGGGGCCGAGAGCGAGTGGGCAAGCCACCGCGTGGGTGATCGGGTGGCTCCTTCTTCTGCTGGCGATCGCAGGTGGAAATTCGGTTTGGCCGGCCGCCGTGGCCAAGGAAATCGGGGTTCCGTTGGCGGATCCCAAATTCTCGATCAGTGTTTTTGCTCGCGAGGCGATTCGTCAGAAACAAGGCGTTTATGAGGTCCTCACGTTCCAGGGCGGAGTTCGCATCTACCAAGGCAACTTCGTTCACACCGCGGATCGGGTCGTGATTTGGATCGATCGTTCGCAACCGGAAAGCTTGTACGAGACCCAAGCCTTCAAGTACATCGTCGAGTCCCAGGGGCATTGCGAGGTCCGATTTGGTGATGGCCAGTCCCTGCATGACGATCGATGGATGGGAAGGTTGTTCAGCCACTATGAGCTGGAGACTCGGGCCGACGTTTGGCTGGAGCCAACAGGTCCACCCCCCGATTTGACGTCACCTCTATCTGCTCAAAGCCTTTCGTCGGTGGAGCCAGCCATAGCATGGACGAGTGCGGACTCCGAAATGCGTGTGAAGCTCGCTGCGCAGATGTCAAGCGATCCGGCTTTTCTCACCCCTCCCCCCCCCGCTTCGTCGAATAGCTTCGGTGCAACAAGTGGCAATGGGATGATCATCGGCAATCCGAGCATGGGAGGGACGGTGATCGACGCGGGGGCATTGCCTGGCCCCTATGGAGCGCAGCCCTCGCAAACCGGTGTGCCGACTCCGAGCAATGCTGTCCCCAGCAATGGTTCTGCCCCTTCCCTTCTGCCAAACCGCACGCCGGCTGGTTCCGACGTCAATGCATTTCAAATTGGTGCACCGGGGCCGGAAGTGGTAATACCGGCTCCCGTCGCGGCGCCGGTTGCTATGAGCGATCCGAGCGCTGCGGCGCCGAGACCCTTTGGCGCCCGACGCTTTGATTTTTCCGGGCGAGGTGGAATTGAACCTCGATTTGAAATGATGAACCGTCCAGAACGAGGGGACTCGGTCCTCACCTTCTCCGGGGGGATTCGATTGCGCTTTCAAGACACGACGTTAGCAACGGCCGATGGCGTGCTCGATATGGGGACCGTTTTGATCGAAGCCGATCGCGCCGTGGTTTGGACTTCGAACTTGCAGAAACTCATCTCAGGCAAAGTGGATGACATGCCGGTCGAGCTTTACTTGGAGGGGAACGTCGTGTTTCAACAAGGGGCGAGACGGGTCTATGCCGAGCGCATGTATTACAACGTGCAGTCGGAGTACGGCATGATCCTCGGTGCCGAATTGTTGACCGATGCACCCCAATACGAAGGAATTCTTCGGATCAAGGCTGATGTGGTGCAGCAGCGTTCGCGTGAGAATTTCTTGGCCCATCAAGCGGCATTGACTAGCAGTCGCCTCGGTGTTCCCCGTTACTGGCTCCAATCGGACCGCATCGAACTCAGCGACCGGAGCCAAGAGCCGCAGCGAGTTCTGTTCGGTCGTCCGTTTCCAGGTTCATCGAGCGGGGAAACCGGGATGAAAGCGCGGGCTCGCCATAATTTCGTATACCTCGAGGGGTTCCCCGTCTTTTACTGGCCTGTGTTGGATACCAATGTCGACACATCTGGATTTTATCTGACAGGGCTCAAGGTCCGGAATGATCAGATCTTTGGCAGCCAAGTTTTGTTGGATTGGAATCTCTATCAGATTTTTGGAATTCAAGCCTTCGACGGAACCAGTTGGACCCTTTCGACCGACTACCTCGAGAAACGCGGACTAGGGATTGGTACCCAGTTTCAATACAACGTTCCTGATGCATTCCCCAGCGGCTCGGCCAATGGCATTGTCGACTTCTGGGGGATACGGGATAAGGGGCTCGACATTCTCGGGGTCGATCGAACGAATTTGACCCCTGAGGAGCTAACTCGGGGCAGGCTCTTGTTCCGCCATCGACAGCTGCTTGCACCCGACACCGAGTTCTGGGCTGAAGGGGGATGGGTGAGCGATCGCAATTTCCAGGAACAGTACTTCGAGCAGGAGTGGGATACGCAAAAGGACCTCACGACTGGACTTCGATTGCGGCAGTATCTCGATAATCAGATGCTCGATGTTTCTGCGCAGTTCCAAGTGAACGACTTCCATACGGAGACCAGTTGGTTGCCTCGTTTGGATCACTATTGGCTGGGGCAGACTCTCGGTCCGTATTTCACCTATTACACCCATAGCGATGTGGGGTATGCGAGGCAGCGCGCCGCGTCGACTCCCACGAATGCAGCGGACGCGGCCAAGTTTCAATTGCAGCCTAACGAAGTCGACGCATCGGGCATTCAAGCCATGACGCGGCACGAGTTGAATCTGCCCATCGATACCGGGATCAGCAAGATCGTGCCTTATGTGTCAGGAGAGGCAGCTTATTGGGGGGAAGATGTCAACGGCGATAGTTTGACGCGATTGACGGGACAGGCTGGTTGGCGATCGTCGACTCCTATTTGGAGAGTTTTTCCCGACGTGCAGAGCACGGTTTTCAATCTCAATGGTTTGTCCCACAAGATCAGCATGGAGAGCCAGTTCTTGTACGCGGACACGACGCAGGACCTAGATCTGCTTCCTCTGTTCAACCCACTCGATGACAACGCGCAGGAGCATTTCCGACGCCGGCTCGTATTCAACACCTTCGGCGGAACCCTGCCCGATGAGTTTGATGCTCGTTATTATGCAGCCCGCCAGAGCATGCAGCGTTATGTCACTGCTGGGAGCAATGAAATTGTGACCGATCAAATGCAGTCTCGTGTTGGGCTTCACCAGCGGTTGCAGACCAAACGTGGGGCTGCCGGACAAGAGCGAATTGCAGACGTCGTCGAGTTCGACGTCGATGCCATTCTCTTTGGGGACAAGGATCGGGATAACTTCGGTGAGACGATCGGCGGTATCAATTACGACTTCCGGTATCACATTGGGGACCGAGTCACGCTGGTTAGCGACGGTTACTACGATCTCTTCGAGAACGGGCTCAAGGCGACGACGATCGGCGGCGTCATCAACCGTCCCGGGCGAGGCGAGGCCTATCTTGGCGTGACCAGTTTGGAAGGTCCCATCAGCTCCACCTTGTTGACGACCACGGTCAACTATCGCATGAACGAAAAGTGGCTCGCGACCGGGGGGGCCTCCTACGACTTTAGTGCGATCGGGAATATCGGTCAGTCCCTCGGTATCACGCGCATCGGTGAATCGTTTCTGTTCCGAGTGGGAGCAACGATCGACTACGGTCGTGACAACGTCTCCTTCCAGTTTGCTCTCGAACCTCGTTTCTTCCAGCGACGGGGACTCGGTGTAGCAGGTGGTCAGGCCATTGCACCCGCTGGATTGTACGGATTGGAATGA
- a CDS encoding RluA family pseudouridine synthase — protein MLRNDGYCYVHQVQRPPGGERLVDHLAGEFPHSNADLWIERIRAGELSIDNKPAQPESVVLPGNVIRWNRPGWQEEETPQHFEVLYEDRDILAVNKPSGLPTLPGAGFYQNSLLMKVRARFPSAQPLHRLGRATSGVVLFGLHPQSVRALTIQWPETKKIYRALAQGIAMADRYEIDQPIGPLSHPRLGTVHAASDSGKRAKSIAVALERRESETLFEVEIETGRPHQIRIHLASIDHPLVGDPLYGRGGVPIDSHPGLPGDGGYLLHAMQLHFSHPTTGESLELVAPPPASLSILSQSQSR, from the coding sequence ATGCTTCGCAATGACGGCTACTGCTATGTTCACCAAGTTCAACGACCGCCGGGGGGTGAGCGACTCGTTGATCATTTAGCCGGGGAATTTCCGCATTCCAACGCCGACCTATGGATCGAACGCATCCGGGCTGGCGAGCTTTCGATCGATAACAAGCCTGCTCAACCGGAATCGGTCGTGCTGCCTGGCAACGTCATCCGATGGAATCGCCCGGGATGGCAGGAAGAGGAAACGCCCCAACACTTTGAGGTCTTGTACGAAGATCGCGACATTCTCGCAGTCAACAAGCCAAGCGGCCTCCCCACTCTTCCCGGTGCTGGCTTCTATCAAAACTCCTTGCTGATGAAGGTGCGCGCTCGCTTTCCATCGGCTCAGCCTCTGCATCGATTGGGAAGAGCCACGTCGGGAGTCGTGCTTTTCGGATTGCACCCACAATCCGTTCGAGCTCTGACCATCCAATGGCCGGAGACGAAGAAAATCTATCGGGCGCTCGCGCAAGGAATCGCAATGGCTGATCGCTATGAAATCGATCAACCGATCGGCCCTCTATCGCACCCGCGGTTGGGGACAGTCCATGCAGCCTCTGACTCTGGAAAACGAGCAAAGAGTATCGCCGTTGCACTCGAGAGACGAGAAAGCGAAACGCTTTTTGAAGTCGAGATTGAAACAGGACGTCCCCACCAAATACGCATTCATCTGGCATCGATCGACCACCCGCTCGTAGGGGACCCTCTTTATGGGAGAGGCGGAGTTCCCATCGACAGCCATCCGGGACTGCCAGGGGATGGCGGCTATCTGCTGCATGCCATGCAGCTGCATTTCTCCCATCCGACGACGGGCGAATCGCTCGAGTTAGTCGCACCTCCCCCAGCATCCCTGTCCATCCTATCCCAAAGCCAGAGCAGGTAA